A section of the Falco peregrinus isolate bFalPer1 chromosome 3, bFalPer1.pri, whole genome shotgun sequence genome encodes:
- the LDLRAD4 gene encoding low-density lipoprotein receptor class A domain-containing protein 4 isoform X5, which translates to MGFIYGRQSAENLQHLREGCLWPSESSVSRQGASEIMYAPRSRDRFTTPSFMQRDRFSRFQPTYPYMQHEIDLPPTISLSDGEEPPPYQGPCTLQLRDPEQQMELNRESVRAPPNRTIFDSDLIDISMYNGGPCPPSSNSGISATNYSSNGRMEGPPPTYSEVMGHYPGSSFFHHQHNNVPPSSQRGSRLQFQQNNSESTIVPSKGQDRKPGNLV; encoded by the exons ATGGGGTTTATCTATGGAAGGCAAAGTGCAGAAAACCTCCAGCATCTCAGG GAAGGGTGCTTGTGGCCTTCAGAAAGCTCGGTTTCGCGCCAGGGTGCTTCAGAG ATCATGTATGCGCCAAGGTCCAGGGACAGGTTTACCACCCCGTCTTTTATGCAGCGGGACCGTTTCAGTCGCTTCCAGCCCACTTACCCTTACATGCAGCATGAGATTGACCTCCCTCCAACCATCTCCCTCTCCGATGGGGAAGAGCCACCGCCGTACCAAGGCCCGTGCACCCTGCAGCTCCGGGACCCAGAACAGCAGATGGAGCTCAACCGGGAATCTGTCAGGGCACCGCCCAACCGAACCATTTTTGATAGCGACTTGATAGACATCTCAATGTACAATGGGggcccctgcccacccagcaGCAATTCGGGCATAAGTGCAACCAACTATAGCAGTAACGGAAGGATGGAAGGACCACCCCCGACATACAGTGAGGTCATGGGGCATTACCCAGGctcctcttttttccatcaCCAGCACAACAACGTGCCTCCTTCCTCACAGAGGGGGAGCAGACTTCAGTTTCAGCAGAACAATTCAGAGAGCACAATAGTCCCCAGCAAAGGCCAAGACCGTAAACCAGGAAACCTGGTCTAA